One Brassica napus cultivar Da-Ae chromosome A1, Da-Ae, whole genome shotgun sequence genomic region harbors:
- the LOC125609854 gene encoding protein HEAT-INDUCED TAS1 TARGET 4-like isoform X1: MFIFLIIHISTGNQANMASSSSSPPQVLPAEEILHICQETTQNLAHILSIIPSELLSLIMSTIPKSEIKVVKGLEASYARWRVSRVVRDILMSKDWASIMGAGKFQGFCESCWAFATAELVSAVLYLKRKDTNYTEYSVQELMDRADRSRIEKYGRKGHFCYRYSIRRGLEYVLKNGLQRAVDCPYNRCREESQIPPRALYGLAHIDGIDKLSLSQALLRLEEQPIGASLFIFMPDYVDTKEGVYRGPMTNRSFYKAMHGVSVVSVVEENGEKLWKVRLNHGSMAGHQGYLKVSMEVMLVRVPTEGSQSDGKFDKPSMLLTDFVCPNVV, encoded by the exons atgtttatatttttgataattcaCATCTCCACAGGAAATCAAGCAAACATGGCCTCGTCCTCATCTTCCCCACCTCAAGTCCTCCCAGCTGAG GAGATTCTACACATATGTCAAGAAACTACTCAAAATCTTGCTCACATTTTGTCAATTATTCCAAGTGAGTTACTCTCACTCATCATGTCAACCATCCCAAAATCTGAAATCAAAGTGGTGAAGGGATTAGAAGCATCATACGCACGCTGGCGTGTATCTCGG GTTGTTCGAGATATATTGATGTCTAAGGATTGGGCAAGTATAATGGGTGCTGGAAAATTCCAAGGATTTTGTg AGTCATGTTGGGCATTTGCAACGGCTGAGCTGGTCAGTGCAGTACTTTATCTTAAGAGAAAAGACACTAATTACACGGAATACTCGGTGCAAGAACTTATGGATCGTGCTGATAGATCTAGGATTGAAAAATATGGCAGAAAGGGCCACTTTTGCTACCGGTACAGCATCAGGAGAGGTTTGGAATATGTACTAAAAAATGGGCTTCAAAGGGCAGTTGACTGCCCGTACAATCGATGTCGAGAAGAAAGCCAGATACCACCGCGTGCTCTTTACGGACTCGCACACATAGACGGTATTGATAAATTATCGCTCAGCCAGGCACTTCTAAGGCTAGAAGAACAACCGATTGGAGCATCTTTGTTCATATTCATGCCTGATTATGTAGACACTAAGGAG GGAGTTTATCGTGGTCCTATGACAAATAGATCTTTTTATAAAGCAATGCATGGAGTTTCAGTGGTGTCTGTGGTTGAAGAAAATGGAGAGAAATTGTGGAAGGTTAGACTAAACCACGGTTCTATGGCGGGACATCAAGGGTACCTTAAGGTATCGATGGAGGTTATGTTGGTTCGAGTCCCAACAGAAGGAAGTCAATCTGATGGTAAATTTGACAAACCGAGCATGTTGCTCACTGACTTTGTATGTCCAAACGTGGTGTAG
- the LOC125609854 gene encoding protein HEAT-INDUCED TAS1 TARGET 4-like isoform X2, producing MASSSSSPPQVLPAEEILHICQETTQNLAHILSIIPSELLSLIMSTIPKSEIKVVKGLEASYARWRVSRVVRDILMSKDWASIMGAGKFQGFCESCWAFATAELVSAVLYLKRKDTNYTEYSVQELMDRADRSRIEKYGRKGHFCYRYSIRRGLEYVLKNGLQRAVDCPYNRCREESQIPPRALYGLAHIDGIDKLSLSQALLRLEEQPIGASLFIFMPDYVDTKEGVYRGPMTNRSFYKAMHGVSVVSVVEENGEKLWKVRLNHGSMAGHQGYLKVSMEVMLVRVPTEGSQSDGKFDKPSMLLTDFVCPNVV from the exons ATGGCCTCGTCCTCATCTTCCCCACCTCAAGTCCTCCCAGCTGAG GAGATTCTACACATATGTCAAGAAACTACTCAAAATCTTGCTCACATTTTGTCAATTATTCCAAGTGAGTTACTCTCACTCATCATGTCAACCATCCCAAAATCTGAAATCAAAGTGGTGAAGGGATTAGAAGCATCATACGCACGCTGGCGTGTATCTCGG GTTGTTCGAGATATATTGATGTCTAAGGATTGGGCAAGTATAATGGGTGCTGGAAAATTCCAAGGATTTTGTg AGTCATGTTGGGCATTTGCAACGGCTGAGCTGGTCAGTGCAGTACTTTATCTTAAGAGAAAAGACACTAATTACACGGAATACTCGGTGCAAGAACTTATGGATCGTGCTGATAGATCTAGGATTGAAAAATATGGCAGAAAGGGCCACTTTTGCTACCGGTACAGCATCAGGAGAGGTTTGGAATATGTACTAAAAAATGGGCTTCAAAGGGCAGTTGACTGCCCGTACAATCGATGTCGAGAAGAAAGCCAGATACCACCGCGTGCTCTTTACGGACTCGCACACATAGACGGTATTGATAAATTATCGCTCAGCCAGGCACTTCTAAGGCTAGAAGAACAACCGATTGGAGCATCTTTGTTCATATTCATGCCTGATTATGTAGACACTAAGGAG GGAGTTTATCGTGGTCCTATGACAAATAGATCTTTTTATAAAGCAATGCATGGAGTTTCAGTGGTGTCTGTGGTTGAAGAAAATGGAGAGAAATTGTGGAAGGTTAGACTAAACCACGGTTCTATGGCGGGACATCAAGGGTACCTTAAGGTATCGATGGAGGTTATGTTGGTTCGAGTCCCAACAGAAGGAAGTCAATCTGATGGTAAATTTGACAAACCGAGCATGTTGCTCACTGACTTTGTATGTCCAAACGTGGTGTAG
- the LOC106372039 gene encoding thiamine phosphate phosphatase-like protein isoform X1: protein MAEGIVIVFDFDRTLIDGDSDNWVVTEMGLTEIFHQLRFTLPWNRLMDRMMTELHSQGRSIQDIEACLQRIMPIDSHIVDAIKSAKSLGCDLKIVSDANQFFIEKILEQHDLLDCFSDIYTNPTSVDENGKLRISPYHGGAASTPHSCNLCPPNLCKGLVMDHIRASSSRKDQVLTRFIYLGDGGGDFCPTLKLRECDCVMPRTNYPLWKRISDKSSLIKADVKEWSSAEELQRILMQLVSTMTKEDS, encoded by the exons ATGGCGGAGGGGATCGTGATAGTATTCGACTTTGATCGGACATTGATCGACGGAGATAGTGACAACTGGGTTGTAACGGAGATGGGGCTCACGGAGATCTTCCATCAGCTCCGTTTCACTTTACCATGGAATCGCCTCATG GATAGGATGATGACGGAGCTTCACTCGCAAGGGAGATCGATTCAGGACATTGAAGCTTGCTTGCAAAGAATAATGCCTATTGATTCTCATATCGTCGACGCTATCAAATCAGCCAAGTCTCTAGG ATGTGATTTGAAGATTGTGAGTGATGCCAACCAGTTTTTCATAGAGAAGATACTAGAGCAGCATGATCTGTTGGATTGTTTCTCAGATATTTACACAAACCCAACCTCTGTTGATGAAAATGGAAAGTTAAGGATCTCACCATACCATGGTGGTGCTGCTTCGACTCCACATAGCTGCAACCTCTGCCCTCCAAATCTGTGCAAG GGTTTGGTAATGGATCATATACGAGCTTCTTCTTCTCGCAAGGATCAGGTTTTAACGAGGTTTATCTACCTTGGGGATGGAGGAGGTGACTTTTGTCCGACATTGAAGCTGAGAGAGTGTGATTGTGTGATGCCGAGAACGAATTATCCGCTATGGAAGCGGATTTCAGACAAGTCATCGCTGATCAAAGCAGATGTCAAGGAGTGGAGCAGTGCAGAGGAACTACAGAGGATCCTTATGCAACTTGTCAGCACAATGACAAAGGAAGATTCATAA
- the LOC106372039 gene encoding thiamine phosphate phosphatase-like protein isoform X2: protein MMTELHSQGRSIQDIEACLQRIMPIDSHIVDAIKSAKSLGCDLKIVSDANQFFIEKILEQHDLLDCFSDIYTNPTSVDENGKLRISPYHGGAASTPHSCNLCPPNLCKGLVMDHIRASSSRKDQVLTRFIYLGDGGGDFCPTLKLRECDCVMPRTNYPLWKRISDKSSLIKADVKEWSSAEELQRILMQLVSTMTKEDS from the exons ATGATGACGGAGCTTCACTCGCAAGGGAGATCGATTCAGGACATTGAAGCTTGCTTGCAAAGAATAATGCCTATTGATTCTCATATCGTCGACGCTATCAAATCAGCCAAGTCTCTAGG ATGTGATTTGAAGATTGTGAGTGATGCCAACCAGTTTTTCATAGAGAAGATACTAGAGCAGCATGATCTGTTGGATTGTTTCTCAGATATTTACACAAACCCAACCTCTGTTGATGAAAATGGAAAGTTAAGGATCTCACCATACCATGGTGGTGCTGCTTCGACTCCACATAGCTGCAACCTCTGCCCTCCAAATCTGTGCAAG GGTTTGGTAATGGATCATATACGAGCTTCTTCTTCTCGCAAGGATCAGGTTTTAACGAGGTTTATCTACCTTGGGGATGGAGGAGGTGACTTTTGTCCGACATTGAAGCTGAGAGAGTGTGATTGTGTGATGCCGAGAACGAATTATCCGCTATGGAAGCGGATTTCAGACAAGTCATCGCTGATCAAAGCAGATGTCAAGGAGTGGAGCAGTGCAGAGGAACTACAGAGGATCCTTATGCAACTTGTCAGCACAATGACAAAGGAAGATTCATAA
- the LOC106386944 gene encoding uncharacterized protein LOC106386944, protein MVEVNRVLIAVTLALLASSALLPVSYGAKKPLSSAPRKEDVPFIKCQVCEKLASRLHQLVKEKQLQISPKKISEYEIIEIAENVCNLKKEEADWILKIDIVEKGDKLQLVEQEEEGMCNSECKTIEAACQKVIGYSDTDVAEYIYKSKPDLPSLINHLCKDLTDACTKNPPPLPKDRVPGEPFVAKPSKDAEMDKIMRSMQGMPGAPGMKVYSREDIEKYKDNPGKFGNEDEDDSDEEEDEKFPKNLGKVLKEKESSKKEEWKKTITKELKKKGEVLKRNAQKVSNRVRRWWKRVRSSSSKKPKSGKSEL, encoded by the exons ATGGTGGAGGTGAATCGAGTTCTGATAGCTGTAACATTAGCTCTTCTAGCTTCGTCGGCTTTGTTACCTGTCTCTTATGGCGCGAAGAAACCGTTGTCGTCGGCCCCGAGAAAGGAGGATGTTCCGTTCATTAAGTGTCAGGTTTGCGAGAAACTTGCCTCGAGGTTACACCAGCTAGTGAAGGAGAAGCAACTGCAGATCTCTCCCAAGAAG ATCTCGGAGTATGAGATCATTGAGATTGCTGAGAATGTCTGCAACTTGAAGAAAGAGGAAGCTGATTGGATCCTCAAAATTGACATTGTGGAGAAAGGTGATAAGCTTCAG CTGGttgagcaagaagaagaagggatgTGCAATTCCGAGTGCAAGACCATTGAGGCCGCTTGTCAAAAA GTTATTGGTTACTCGGACACTGATGTTGCTGAGTATATATACAAGTCTAAGCCTGATCTTCCTTCACTGATTAATCACCTATGCAAAGACCTGACTGATGCTTGTACCAAGAACCCGCCTCCTCTCCCCAAG GACCGGGTTCCTGGAGAACCGTTTGTTGCAAAGCCATCGAAAGATGCTGAGATGGACAAGATCATGAGATCTATGCAG GGCATGCCAGGAGCACCTGGCATGAAGGTATACTCTAGAGAAGATATAGAGAAGTACAAAGATAACCCTGGGAAATTCGgcaatgaagatgaagatgacagcgatgaggaagaagatgagaagtTTCCCAAGAACTTG GGAAAAGTtctgaaagagaaagagagtagTAAAAAGGAAGAATGGAAAAAGACAATCACTAAGGAGCTCAAGAAGAAAGGAGAGGTTCTGAAGAGAAATGCACAGAAAGTGTCTAACCGGGTCAGGAGATGGTGGAAAAGAGTTAGATCCTCTTCTTCAAAGAAACCTAAATCCGGAAAATCTGAGCTATAA
- the LOC106386851 gene encoding protein arginine N-methyltransferase 1.1-like, with protein MTKKNNNNNNEEEEFVSFGHNLNTKIRFEDADEDEVAEGSGFEAAQDESMCEAGESTDAAQVTDDTTSADYYFDSYSHFGIHEEMLKDVVRTKTYQNVIYQNKFLIKDKIVLDVGAGTGILSLFCAKAGAKHVYAVECSQMADMAKEIVKANGFSDVITVLKGKIEEIELPTPKVDVIISEWMGYFLLFENMLDSVLYARNKWLVDGGIVLPDKASLFLTAIEDSEYKEDKIEFWNSVYGFDMSCIKKKAMMEPLVDTVDQNQIVTDSKLLKTMDISKMSSGDASFTAPFKLVAQRNDYIHALVAYFDVSFTMCHKLLGFSTGPRSRATHWKQTVMYLEDVLTICEGETITGSMSVSYNKKNPRDVDIKLSYSLNGQHSKVSRTQHYKMR; from the exons ATGACTAAGaagaataacaacaacaacaacgaggAAGAAGAGTTCGTCAGCTTCGGACACAACCTGAACACGAAGATACGCTTCGAAGATGCTGATGAAGACGAAGTTGCAGAAGGCTCCGGTTTTGAAGCCGCTCAAGACGAATCAATGTGCGAAGCCGGAGAGAGCACCGATGCAGCTCAAGTCACTGATGATACCACCAGCGCCGATTACTACTTCGATTCCTACTCTCACTTCG GAATTCATGAA GAGATGTTGAAGGATGTAGTGAGAACAAAGACTTATCAGAACGTAATTTACCAAAACAAGTTTCTCATCAAGGACAAGATTGTTCTTGATGTTGGAGCTGGGACAGGGATCTTGTCTCTCTTCTGTGCCAAGGCTGGAGCTAAACATGTCTACGCT GTTGAATGTTCTCAAATGGCTGACATGGCAAAGGAGATTGTTAAAGCCAATGGATTTTCTGATG TTATAACGGTTTTGAAAGGGAAGATTGAAGAGATAGAGCTTCCCACTCCTAAAGTGGATGTGATTATATCTGAATGGATGGGTTACTTTTTGTTGTTTGAAAACATGTTGGACAGTGTCCTATACGCGCGCAACAAATGGCTT GTTGATGGTGGAATTGTGCTACCAGACAAAGCCTCTCTCTTTCTTACAGCAATTGAGGATTCAGAGTACAAAGAAGACAAAATTGAAT TTTGGAACAGTGTGTATGGTTTTGACATGTCATGCATCAAGAAAAAAGCTATGATGGAACCGCTTGTCGACACAGTCGACCAAAACCAGATTGTCACCGATAGTAAGCTACTTAAG ACAATGGATATCTCGAAGATGTCTTCTGGTGATGCTTCCTTCACAGCTCCCTTTAAACTTGTTGCGCAACGCAATGACTACATCCACGCTCTTGTAGCCTACTTTGATGTATCGTTTACCATGTGCCACAAGCTGCTTGGTTTCTCAACAG GACCGAGATCCCGAGCTACGCACTGGAAACAAACAGTCATGTACCTTGAAGATGTGTTAACAATATGTGAGGGTGAGACAATTACTGGAAGCATGTCTGTTTCGTACAACAAGAAGAATCCTAGAGACGTTGACATCAAGCTAAGCTATTCTTTGAATGGCCAGCACTCCAAGGTCTCAAGGACTCAACACTACAAAATGCGCTGa
- the LOC106386753 gene encoding xaa-Pro dipeptidase: MSSLSPPPVPMELHAVNRRKLCDSLRGHLSSSDRPLDGFVLLQGGEEKNRYCTDHAELFRQESYFAYLFGVREPDFYGAIDVGSGKSILFIPRLPEDYAVWLGEIKPLSHFKETYKVDMVFYVDEIVQVLSEQFKGSGKPRLYLLHGLNTDSGNLSKPASFEGIEKFETDLTTLHPILAECRVIKSSLELQLLQFANDISSEAHVEVMRKVTPGMKEYQMESMFLHHTYMYGGCRHCSYTCICATGDNSAVLHYGHAAAPNDRTFEDGDLALLDMGGEYHFYASDITCSFPVNGKFTSDQSLIYNAVLKAHNSVISAMKPGVNWVDMHKLAERIILESLKKGSILTGDVEEMMVERLGAVFMPHGLGHFMGIDTHDTGGYPMGVERPKEPGLKSLRTARDLLEGMVITVEPGCYFIKALLVPAMENAKTSKFFNRETIERFKNIGGVRIESDLVVTANGCKNMTNVPRETWEIEAVMAGGSWPPVATGNNTTK; the protein is encoded by the exons ATGTCCTCCCTGTCTCCTCCACCGGTTCCGATGGAGCTTCACGCCGTAAACCGGCGGAAGCTCTGCGATTCACTACGCGGTCACTTATCTAGCTCCGATCGTCCTCTTGATGGATTCGTTTTACTTCAG GGAGGCGAAGAGAAGAACCGGTACTGCACTGATCACGCCGAGCTCTTCAG GCAGGAGAGCTATTTTGCTTACTTGTTTGGAGTCAGGGAGCCTGATTTCTATGGAGCTATT GACGTTGGAAGTGGAAAATCTATTCTTTTTATTCCAAGGTTGCCTGAGGATTATGCTGTCTGGTTAGGGGAGATAAAGCCATTGTCCCACTTTAAG GAAACATATAAGGTTGACATGGTTTTCTATGTGGATGAGATTGTGCAAGTCTTGAGTGAACAATTTAAGGGATCTGGAAAGCCCCGGTTGTATCTTCTGCATGGTCTTAACACCGACAGTGGAAACTTATCGAAACCTGCCAGCTTTGAG GGGATTGAAAAGTTTGAGACTGATTTGACTACTTTGCATCCTATTTTGGCGGAATGTCGAGTTATCAAGTCAAGTTTGGAGCTTCAACTACTGCAATTTGCAAATGATATAAGTTCCGAAGCTCATGTAGAG GTTATGAGGAAAGTCACACCTGGCATGAAAGAATATCAGATGGAAAGTATGTTCTTGCATCATACGTACATGTACGGTGGCTGTAGGCACTGCTCGTACACATGCATCTGCGCGACAGGGGATAATAG TGCTGTTCTTCATTATGGGCACGCTGCAGCTCCAAATGATAGG ACTTTTGAAGATGGAGATCTGGCATTGCTTGATATGGGTGGTGAATACCATTTTTATGCTTCTGACATAACATGCTCATTCCCC GTCAATGGTAAATTTACAAGTGACCAGAGTCTAATCTACAAT GCTGTTCTGAAAGCTCATAATTCTGTAATCTCTGCGATGAAGCCAGGAGTAAACTGGGTGGATATGCACAA GTTAGCCGAAAGAATCATCCTTGAGTCACTGAAGAAGGGGTCCATCCTCACTGg TGATGTAGAAGAGATGATGGTAGAACGTTTGGGTGCTGTTTTCATGCCTCATGGACTAGGTCACTTCATGGGCATTGACACACACGATACCGGTGGTTATCCGATG ggAGTGGAAAGACCAAAGGAACCGGGACTTAAGTCATTACGCACTGCAAGAgatctccttgaaggaatg GTAATAACGGTGGAGCCAGGATGCTACTTCATCAAGGCATTGCTAGTCCCAGCCATGGAAAACGCAAAAACTTCCAAGTTCTTCAACCGTGAAACAATAGAGAGATTCAAGAACATAGGAGGTGTCAGAATCGAAAGCGATTTG gttGTTACTGCGAATGGCTGCAAGAACATGACGAATGTTCCAAGGGAAACGTGGGAGATCGAAGCTGTGATGGCTGGAGGGTCTTGGCCTCCCGTCGCTACAGGAAACAATACTACCAAGTGA
- the LOC106372023 gene encoding uncharacterized protein LOC106372023, protein MASKLVQVQSKACEASKFVAKHGTSYYRQLLEKNKHYIQEPATVEKCQELSKQLLYTRLASIPKRYETFWKEVDYAKNLWKNRSDLKVEDAGIAALFGLECFAWYCAGEIAGRGFTFTGYYP, encoded by the exons ATGGCATCGAAGTTGGTACAAGTTCAGTCAAAGGCGTGTGAGGCTTCAAAGTTTGTGGCTAAGCATGGGACTTCCTATTACAGGCAGTTGCTTGAGAAGAACAAGCATTACATCCAGGAGCCTGCCACCGTGGAGAAGTGCCAAGAGTTGTCTAAGCAGCTTCTCTACACCCGTCTTGCTAG caTTCCCAAACGCTATGAGACTTTCTGGAAGGAAGTAGACTACGCAAAGAACTTGTGGAAGAACAGAAGCGATCTGAAGGTAGAAGATGCAGGAATTGCTGCATTGTTTGGTCTCGAATGCTTTGCGTGGTACTGCGCAGGAGAAATCGCCGGAAGAGGATTCACCTTCACCGGCTATTACCCTTGA
- the BNAA01G07380D gene encoding heavy metal-associated isoprenylated plant protein 42, translated as MEDLNFPVSDKDTVIIVFNHPINFIYSWYSFLQICILKMDLQCCEDFASRVKKRLRKVKGVYAITIVPTKGLILVSGTAEPQVLITAVQKIGHTPKLYAYEKDPAKAKTQFGALLKRYANKEEHRDEPTPPAAAGPCPLPPVRGFGHPVRPTMPMFSLPRSVGPPGWYAPGALMARYEAPKVMPRKEPAKYPLDYYDNKGFPAHDSPFRYFSDDHAQPCSIM; from the exons ATGGAGGATTTAAACTTTCCTGTAAGTGATAAAGATACagtaataattgtttttaatcatccgattaattttatatattcttgGTATTCATTTCTGCAGATCTGCATACTGAAAATGGATCTCCAGTGTTGCGAAGACTTCGCTTCCAGAGTGAAGAAGCGTCTTCGTAAAGTAAAAG GAGTTTACGCTATTACCATAGTCCCGACCAAGGGTCTCATCTTGGTCTCCGGCACAGCAGAGCCTCAGGTACTTATCACAGCCGTCCAAAAAATCGGGCATACCCCCAAACTCTACGCCTACGAGAAGGACCCAGCTAAGGCTAAGACCCAGTTCGGCGCCTTGCTCAAGCGTTACGCCAATAAGGAGGAGCATAGAGACGAACCGACACCACCCGCCGCCGCTGGACCTTGCCCGTTACCACCAGTTAGGGGTTTCGGGCATCCGGTACGACCGACGATGCCGATGTTTTCGTTGCCGCGGTCGGTGGGTCCGCCGGGATGGTACGCACCGGGGGCACTGATGGCAAGGTACGAGGCGCCGAAGGTTATGCCAAGGAAGGAGCCGGCGAAGTATCCGTTGGATTACTACGACAATAAGGGTTTCCCTGCACACGACTCTCCTTTCCGATATTTCAGCGATGATCACGCTCAACCTTGCTCGATCATGTGa
- the LOC106372002 gene encoding phospholipase A2-gamma-like, with protein MVYGGALSRFSFGLATFLLFTFVLSKEKCSKTCIAKNCNIVGVRYGKYCGIGYFGCPGEKPCDGLDACCMTHDNCVDLKGMTYVNCHKQFQHCVNRLSRAIKQSNGTKVGFSTKCPYSKVIPTVYNGMNYGIFFSKIGNIFKPKVPGKAPRVEVNLARSKADTKDGLGTKVAIQRKEGSKVTASLNQR; from the exons ATGGTTTACGGTGGTGCTTTGTCACGTTTTTCTTTCGGCTTAGCCACCTTCCTCCTCTTCACATTCGTTCTCAGCAAG GAAAAATGCAGCAAAACCTGCATTGCAAAGAACTGCAACa TTGTCGGCGTTCGCTACGGAAAGTACTGTGGGATAGGATACTTTGGATGCCCTGGAGAGAAACCTTGTGATGGCCTCGATGCTTGTTGCATGACCCATGATAATTGTGTTGATTTAAAAG GTATGACTTACGTTAACTGCCATAAGCAATTCCAGCATTGCGTTAACAGACTGAGCAGAGCAATAAAACAATCTAATGGCACAAAGGTTGGCTTTTCAACCAAATGTCCTTACTCAAAGGTGATACCAACCGTGTACAATGGCATGAATTATGGAATTTTCTTCAGTAAGATAG GTAACATTTTTAAACCTAAAGTGCCAGGAAAGGCCCCCAGGGTGGAGGTTAATCTTGCTCGGAGTAAAGCGGACACAAAGGATGGCCTTGGAACAAAAGTTGCCATTCAGAGAAAAGAAGGGTCTAAAGTTACTGCCTCTTTAAACCAAAGATGA